One Tamlana carrageenivorans genomic region harbors:
- a CDS encoding CaiB/BaiF CoA transferase family protein — MLPLEGITVLEFAQFMAGPSAGLKMADLGARVIKIERPGSGEAGRQIALKNIFIDESSMVFHTANRNKQSYAANLKDPDDLEKVKKLIAQADVMTHNFRPGVMEKIGLDYDTVAAINPKMVYGVVSGYGPVGPWATKPGQDLLIQSLSGFVNLSGNEADEPTATGLATSDIFTGVHLVQGILAALIARNRTGKGSKVEVSLLESTLDIQFELLTTFLNDDKKIPKRAKKGNAHVYLEAPYGIYETKDGHISIALTPLDALAKAMNLQLPDAFQNPKVWYEKRNDIMAFLQEQLIKETSAHWLSIFEALDFRVSEVFDYKTLLNHEGYKILQMDQEVETSDGITMKTTRCPIRIDGNRIFNKKSAPKVGEDNALIEKEFNLS, encoded by the coding sequence ATGTTACCATTAGAAGGCATTACCGTATTAGAGTTTGCACAATTCATGGCAGGGCCATCGGCTGGATTAAAAATGGCCGATTTAGGTGCTCGCGTGATTAAAATTGAACGCCCAGGTTCTGGTGAAGCTGGCCGACAAATTGCGCTTAAAAATATTTTTATTGATGAAAGCTCTATGGTGTTTCATACGGCCAATCGAAATAAACAATCGTATGCAGCCAATTTAAAAGACCCAGACGATTTAGAAAAGGTGAAAAAACTCATTGCACAGGCCGATGTAATGACCCATAATTTCCGACCAGGCGTTATGGAAAAAATTGGTTTAGATTATGATACAGTAGCTGCTATAAATCCTAAAATGGTGTACGGTGTGGTTTCTGGATATGGTCCCGTTGGCCCTTGGGCTACCAAACCCGGACAAGATTTACTTATTCAGTCCTTGTCGGGCTTTGTTAATTTATCGGGAAACGAAGCCGATGAACCTACAGCCACAGGACTAGCCACTTCTGATATTTTTACAGGAGTACATTTAGTTCAAGGTATTTTGGCTGCACTTATTGCCAGAAACCGAACCGGAAAAGGCTCTAAAGTTGAAGTGAGTTTATTAGAATCGACTTTAGACATTCAGTTTGAACTGTTAACCACTTTCTTAAATGACGACAAAAAAATACCAAAAAGAGCAAAAAAAGGCAATGCCCATGTGTATTTAGAGGCGCCTTATGGCATTTATGAAACCAAAGATGGACACATCAGTATTGCGTTAACACCTTTAGATGCTTTGGCAAAAGCGATGAATTTGCAACTTCCTGATGCTTTTCAAAATCCGAAAGTATGGTATGAAAAACGCAATGACATCATGGCCTTTTTACAAGAGCAGCTCATCAAAGAAACCTCAGCACATTGGTTATCTATTTTTGAAGCATTAGATTTTAGAGTTTCAGAAGTATTTGATTATAAAACATTATTGAATCATGAAGGCTACAAAATCCTTCAAATGGATCAAGAAGTTGAAACTTCCGATGGTATTACCATGAAAACCACGCGCTGCCCCATCCGAATAGATGGCAATCGCATTTTCAATAAAAAATCGGCACCAAAAGTGGGTGAAGATAATGCTTTAATAGAAAAAGAATTTAATCTAAGTTAA
- the bglX gene encoding beta-glucosidase BglX codes for MSNIMKCKIIIVMSAVILSACTKIPKASIAETDEQIEGILSKLTLQEKAGQLNLIPIEGEPTEAHFKMIREGKVGSVLKVNGVENITKLQRIAVNESRSGIPILFQEDVIHGYKTIAPIPIAEAASWDLVAIRKSAAVAAREAAVSGINLTYAPMVDVSRDPRWGRLLEAAGEDPYLESLVAAARVKGLQESNENGKNILSCVKHFAGYGASLAGRDYNIQDFSERELRETYLPPFQAAIDAGVASLMCAYSAYDGVPLTANQFLMQDVLRDEMRFKGLAMTDWETINNLVKTGVAENDTIATINTMNAGIDMDMSSQKYVSILPNLVETGKISIEQVDNAVRRVLMLKKKAGLLNDPFKHLDTHEENKELLSDRNIAETKDIALKSMVLLKNDKDVLPISSNVKNIAVIGPMAKATKDLLGWWHCMGSEKDVVTYFDGISKKFEHAKITYAKGCNIDSFKVVGKDLIPKAVKTAEEADIVILVLGEEYWMSGEGGGTASLHLPGAQEELFEAIAETGKPLVTVINAGRPYILTDIDEKSDAILYAWMPGTTGGTALSEILSGEFNPQGKTPMTFPYHEGQIPIFYNYRRTSHKFVPGITDNRYSTTYRDIQNEPLYPFGYGLSYTNYDYSDIELNSKEMVENGSITATVKIFNTGKVKGTEIVQLYIGDKVCSVTRPEKELKDFKLVEIEPGETKSVSFEITPNQLMFIGKGKEYKKTLEKGEFDIFIGKNSKELKKATFRLK; via the coding sequence ATGAGTAATATAATGAAATGTAAAATTATCATTGTAATGTCAGCAGTTATTTTATCTGCCTGCACTAAAATACCTAAAGCAAGTATTGCGGAAACCGACGAACAAATAGAAGGAATTTTGAGTAAGTTAACTCTTCAAGAAAAAGCCGGACAGCTCAACTTAATACCCATTGAAGGCGAACCTACCGAAGCGCATTTTAAAATGATACGAGAAGGCAAAGTTGGAAGTGTGTTGAAAGTAAATGGTGTAGAAAATATCACCAAACTTCAAAGAATTGCAGTCAACGAGTCCCGTTCTGGAATACCCATTCTTTTTCAAGAAGATGTAATACACGGTTATAAAACAATAGCACCCATTCCAATAGCAGAAGCAGCAAGTTGGGATTTAGTGGCAATACGTAAGTCGGCAGCAGTTGCTGCCCGAGAAGCAGCAGTATCGGGTATTAACCTAACATATGCACCAATGGTTGATGTAAGTCGAGACCCTCGATGGGGACGACTTCTAGAAGCAGCTGGTGAAGACCCATACTTAGAGAGTCTTGTTGCTGCAGCTAGAGTTAAAGGATTACAAGAATCTAACGAAAATGGCAAAAATATATTAAGTTGTGTAAAACATTTTGCAGGCTACGGCGCATCCTTGGCAGGTCGCGATTACAATATTCAGGATTTCTCAGAACGTGAATTACGTGAGACATACTTACCTCCATTTCAAGCAGCTATAGACGCAGGTGTTGCTAGTTTAATGTGTGCTTATTCGGCTTACGATGGTGTACCATTAACTGCTAATCAATTTTTAATGCAGGATGTGCTGAGAGATGAAATGCGATTTAAAGGTCTAGCTATGACCGACTGGGAAACCATTAATAATTTGGTAAAAACTGGGGTTGCAGAAAATGATACTATTGCGACAATAAATACCATGAACGCTGGTATCGATATGGATATGAGTTCACAAAAATATGTAAGTATATTACCTAATTTGGTTGAAACTGGCAAAATATCAATAGAACAAGTTGATAATGCCGTGAGACGCGTACTTATGCTCAAAAAGAAGGCAGGATTACTCAATGATCCATTTAAGCATTTAGATACCCATGAAGAAAATAAAGAGCTACTTTCCGATAGAAACATCGCAGAAACAAAAGATATAGCATTAAAAAGTATGGTTCTTTTAAAAAATGATAAGGATGTTCTTCCAATATCATCTAATGTTAAAAATATTGCGGTAATTGGCCCTATGGCAAAAGCAACCAAAGATTTATTAGGTTGGTGGCATTGTATGGGTAGTGAAAAAGATGTTGTTACCTATTTTGATGGCATTTCTAAGAAGTTTGAACATGCTAAAATCACCTACGCTAAGGGATGTAATATAGACAGTTTTAAAGTTGTAGGTAAAGACCTAATACCTAAAGCTGTTAAAACAGCTGAAGAAGCTGATATTGTGATTCTTGTTCTTGGCGAAGAATATTGGATGAGTGGCGAAGGTGGAGGAACTGCTTCGTTACATTTGCCTGGGGCACAGGAAGAACTGTTTGAGGCCATAGCAGAAACAGGGAAGCCCTTAGTTACAGTAATAAATGCTGGTAGACCATATATTTTGACTGACATTGATGAGAAATCTGACGCCATTCTCTATGCATGGATGCCAGGAACAACTGGAGGAACTGCTTTATCAGAAATTCTTTCTGGTGAATTCAATCCACAAGGAAAAACACCTATGACATTTCCTTACCACGAAGGGCAAATACCTATTTTTTATAATTATCGCAGAACAAGCCACAAATTTGTGCCTGGCATTACAGACAACCGTTACTCAACTACATATCGCGATATCCAAAATGAACCATTATATCCATTTGGATATGGTTTAAGTTATACTAATTACGATTATTCTGATATTGAATTAAATTCAAAGGAGATGGTCGAGAATGGTTCAATTACTGCTACTGTTAAAATTTTTAATACAGGAAAAGTAAAAGGGACTGAAATAGTACAACTATATATTGGAGATAAGGTTTGTTCTGTTACGCGTCCTGAAAAAGAGTTAAAAGACTTTAAACTTGTTGAAATTGAACCTGGAGAAACAAAATCAGTTTCTTTTGAAATAACCCCTAATCAGCTTATGTTCATTGGGAAAGGAAAAGAGTATAAAAAAACTTTAGAAAAGGGTGAGTTTGATATTTTTATAGGTAAAAACTCAAAGGAGTTGAAAAAAGCAACATTTAGATTGAAATAA
- a CDS encoding glycoside hydrolase family 2 protein, producing the protein MITKFSQLLLYFSFLLSTVLSYAQPNTTLALEDSNQQVIDLSGMRWRFKMMAPGEGIKKGLHKLPAEDIETLVWNNAKVPGDVYTDLWKAGIIEDPHFGRNSVKAQWVQQYEWWYALQFSVTEDVENQLVDLVFEGVDYACEVWLNGHYLGKHEGVFSKFSFDVADFLRIHKYDFLKGRNMLVVKLDTPPQVNAFVAGKKTPWFGDYWRDITPIGIVRPVKLVRTGKIRFKDVYANNTINKDGSADVNLEITVENTNKVAKEFSFEAALNGKNFKMKEQKVSFKKTIEPGTHKVIQKIHLKEAKLWWPWDLGDQNLYTAKIAVKDGKLNQDVNETTFGIREVTSKWNPGFVKDVDVTFPRSTYINGKFHFIRSACWGGPPNIFVGRTETSDYKELIRLAKEMNMNNIRIFGWHPPEVPEFYQYCDEMGMTVWQDMIPLGTGNIPSDEKNLAEIFNEGVKVVVERRNHPSLIMMEGGEEMMFRTRDPKFGREFLERLGDSLQAYVDLPYVPDSPMTDHVGQQAGFKPKEAVHALRYFYDMGKWLHEDWYQTKADGYPIVPEFAITSVPSVESLKKFIPEEELWTPGLSWGHHWADLTRLRMQNWDVFGSEMKGSLEEFVNATQDAQGIIFQNGIEHFRRDKPSLSGIALCHYITYGPDMKWAIVDNYRKPKNSYYFVQKAYQPLLVNFEFKKRRWDTKEPFVGNIWVINDYYKSYKDCTVKFEMKDDSGKVIANKTFSIDKIEENSAKSFFPINEKVLKSVKSKFFVNLELTDKSGKVISKNDYFFLIGDQKEATKHFNAWKEERLKNENENGGYGSYYHFFKDFTGEDGQRYESQTQTPRASGF; encoded by the coding sequence ATGATAACTAAATTTTCACAACTTTTACTGTACTTTTCTTTTCTATTAAGCACAGTATTATCGTATGCACAACCCAACACCACACTTGCACTTGAAGACTCAAACCAACAAGTTATTGATTTGAGCGGCATGCGCTGGCGATTTAAAATGATGGCGCCAGGAGAAGGCATTAAAAAAGGCCTGCATAAGTTACCTGCGGAAGACATTGAAACCTTAGTATGGAACAACGCCAAAGTACCAGGCGATGTATACACCGATCTTTGGAAAGCAGGCATTATTGAAGACCCCCATTTTGGAAGAAACAGCGTAAAAGCCCAATGGGTACAACAGTACGAATGGTGGTACGCTTTACAATTTAGCGTTACCGAAGATGTAGAAAACCAATTAGTAGACCTTGTTTTTGAAGGCGTAGATTATGCCTGCGAGGTATGGCTAAACGGTCATTATTTAGGAAAACATGAAGGGGTGTTTTCTAAATTTTCTTTCGATGTTGCCGATTTTCTTCGCATCCATAAATACGATTTCCTAAAAGGCCGAAACATGCTCGTGGTTAAATTAGACACACCCCCACAAGTAAACGCTTTTGTTGCCGGAAAAAAAACACCTTGGTTTGGTGATTATTGGAGAGACATCACCCCTATTGGTATCGTACGCCCTGTTAAATTAGTACGTACAGGAAAAATCCGTTTTAAAGATGTGTATGCCAACAATACCATCAATAAAGATGGATCGGCGGATGTAAATCTTGAAATCACCGTAGAAAACACCAATAAAGTTGCTAAAGAATTTTCGTTTGAAGCAGCCCTTAACGGGAAAAACTTTAAGATGAAAGAGCAAAAAGTAAGCTTTAAGAAAACCATTGAACCGGGAACTCATAAAGTCATTCAGAAAATACATTTAAAAGAAGCCAAATTATGGTGGCCATGGGATTTAGGCGACCAAAACTTATACACAGCAAAAATTGCAGTTAAAGATGGTAAATTAAATCAGGATGTTAATGAAACTACTTTTGGTATTCGCGAAGTGACTTCAAAATGGAATCCTGGTTTTGTTAAAGATGTCGATGTTACTTTCCCAAGATCTACTTATATAAACGGTAAGTTTCACTTCATCCGTTCGGCATGTTGGGGTGGTCCTCCAAATATTTTTGTAGGACGTACCGAAACAAGCGATTATAAAGAGTTAATTCGTTTGGCTAAAGAAATGAATATGAACAATATTCGAATCTTCGGATGGCATCCTCCAGAAGTTCCAGAATTTTACCAATACTGTGATGAAATGGGTATGACCGTTTGGCAAGATATGATTCCTTTAGGAACTGGAAATATTCCTTCAGACGAGAAAAACCTAGCCGAAATTTTTAACGAAGGGGTTAAAGTAGTTGTAGAACGTAGAAACCACCCGTCGTTAATTATGATGGAAGGTGGTGAAGAAATGATGTTCCGTACCCGTGACCCAAAATTTGGTCGTGAATTCTTAGAGCGTTTAGGCGATTCTCTTCAAGCTTATGTCGATTTACCGTATGTGCCAGATTCTCCAATGACCGATCATGTTGGGCAACAAGCAGGTTTCAAACCTAAAGAAGCCGTTCATGCCTTACGTTACTTTTACGATATGGGGAAATGGCTGCACGAAGATTGGTACCAAACCAAAGCAGACGGCTACCCTATTGTTCCAGAATTTGCAATTACCTCGGTGCCTTCCGTAGAAAGTTTAAAGAAATTTATACCTGAAGAAGAATTATGGACTCCTGGTTTAAGTTGGGGACACCATTGGGCGGATTTAACCCGTTTACGCATGCAAAACTGGGATGTTTTTGGTAGTGAAATGAAAGGTTCTTTAGAAGAATTTGTAAATGCAACCCAAGATGCACAAGGGATTATTTTCCAAAACGGTATTGAGCATTTCCGTCGTGATAAACCAAGCTTAAGTGGTATTGCGCTTTGTCATTATATTACTTACGGACCAGATATGAAATGGGCTATTGTTGATAATTACAGAAAACCTAAAAACTCATACTACTTTGTTCAAAAAGCTTATCAGCCGCTTTTAGTAAATTTTGAATTTAAAAAACGCCGTTGGGATACTAAGGAGCCTTTTGTTGGAAACATTTGGGTGATTAATGATTACTATAAATCATACAAAGATTGTACGGTGAAGTTTGAAATGAAAGACGACTCTGGAAAAGTGATTGCTAACAAAACCTTCTCCATTGACAAGATTGAAGAAAACAGTGCGAAATCATTCTTCCCGATTAATGAAAAGGTTTTAAAATCGGTGAAATCTAAGTTTTTTGTAAACCTAGAATTAACCGACAAAAGCGGAAAAGTCATTTCTAAAAACGATTATTTCTTCTTAATTGGCGATCAAAAAGAGGCCACAAAACATTTTAATGCTTGGAAAGAAGAACGTTTGAAAAACGAAAATGAAAATGGCGGATATGGTTCATACTACCACTTCTTCAAAGATTTTACAGGAGAAGACGGCCAACGTTACGAGAGTCAAACACAAACTCCAAGAGCATCAGGATTTTAA
- a CDS encoding extracellular solute-binding protein → MSEKHIKLKGITWDHSRGFTSAVATAQRFHELNPNIEITWEKRSLQAFADEPIDALAKRYDLLIIDHPWAGFAARTGVIIPLNEHLPKSFLDDQAANSVGKSHESYCFDGYQSALAIDAATPVAASRPDLLNKLGKTLPKTWEDLIALAKDGLVAIPGIPQDTLMSFYMICCTLGEDVALTKDYFVSEDIGLKALDILRDLGQYIDASCYDMNPIKVYEAMTRSDQFAYSPFAYGYTNYSKRGYANHILKFHDTVTLEGQHLITTLGGTGLAISSNSKHKETALAYAEYVASPKTQKTVFFDYGGQPGHREAWLDTTNNFNALDYFKDTLPTLDRAFLRPRYHGHMYFQDNAGAPIREFMKNGGNAKTLLDSLNTLYLESLKKTT, encoded by the coding sequence ATGTCAGAAAAACATATAAAATTAAAAGGAATAACCTGGGACCACAGTCGTGGTTTCACATCGGCCGTTGCTACAGCACAACGTTTCCATGAGTTAAATCCGAATATAGAAATCACCTGGGAAAAACGTTCGTTACAAGCTTTTGCAGACGAACCGATTGATGCCCTAGCAAAACGTTATGATTTACTAATTATAGATCATCCATGGGCAGGTTTTGCAGCGCGAACAGGCGTTATCATTCCGCTAAACGAACATTTACCGAAATCATTTTTAGACGATCAAGCCGCGAACTCGGTTGGAAAATCACACGAAAGCTATTGTTTTGATGGCTACCAAAGTGCTTTAGCCATCGATGCCGCAACGCCCGTAGCAGCAAGCAGACCAGATTTATTAAACAAACTAGGAAAAACGCTACCAAAAACTTGGGAAGATTTAATCGCCTTAGCAAAAGACGGTTTGGTTGCCATTCCTGGGATTCCGCAGGATACGCTAATGAGTTTTTATATGATTTGTTGCACGCTTGGTGAAGATGTGGCCCTAACAAAAGACTATTTTGTTTCGGAAGACATCGGACTAAAAGCTTTAGATATTTTAAGAGATTTAGGACAATATATTGATGCTTCTTGCTACGACATGAACCCGATTAAGGTTTACGAAGCCATGACACGAAGCGATCAATTTGCATACTCCCCTTTTGCTTACGGCTACACCAACTACTCGAAACGCGGCTATGCCAATCATATTTTAAAATTTCATGACACCGTTACTTTGGAAGGTCAGCATTTAATTACCACTTTAGGCGGAACGGGTTTAGCCATTTCATCAAATTCAAAACATAAAGAAACCGCTTTGGCTTACGCCGAATATGTAGCTTCGCCTAAAACTCAAAAAACCGTATTCTTTGATTATGGCGGGCAACCAGGACACCGAGAGGCTTGGTTAGATACCACGAATAATTTCAATGCCTTAGATTATTTTAAAGACACGCTACCCACTTTAGATAGAGCCTTTTTAAGACCACGTTACCACGGACACATGTATTTTCAAGATAATGCAGGGGCTCCAATTCGTGAGTTTATGAAAAACGGTGGTAATGCCAAAACCCTTTTAGATAGCTTGAATACCTTGTATCTTGAATCCTTAAAGAAAACAACCTAA
- a CDS encoding enoyl-CoA hydratase/isomerase family protein — MSDLSTNIRVKKEAGVATISLNRPKANSYYKDFLELISQAVKEASADNAIKVILINSTSEKFFCAGADIKIFSSNTTEQNAEMVRAAREVSEAITSSSKIVIAAVSGHVLGGGLEMIMACDIRLASEGNYLIGLPEVKLGLMPGNGGTPRLIDLIGASRAMELLVTGHNISPQKAFDYGLFNQLYPADAFELSVTHYVKDLAQGAGQAMAAIKHYVQKHKGMNLQESLDYETTSVNALYDTHDAKEGFLAFVEKRIPKFN; from the coding sequence ATGAGTGATTTATCAACCAACATACGAGTCAAAAAAGAAGCAGGCGTTGCTACCATTAGCTTAAACAGACCTAAAGCGAATAGTTATTACAAAGACTTCTTAGAATTAATTAGTCAAGCTGTAAAAGAGGCTAGCGCAGACAATGCTATCAAAGTTATTTTAATCAATAGCACTTCCGAAAAGTTTTTCTGTGCAGGAGCTGATATAAAAATATTTAGTAGCAATACCACCGAGCAAAATGCCGAGATGGTTAGAGCCGCTCGCGAAGTTTCCGAAGCGATTACCTCAAGCAGTAAAATTGTTATTGCGGCCGTTAGCGGTCATGTTTTAGGCGGCGGATTAGAAATGATTATGGCTTGCGACATCCGTCTTGCTTCCGAAGGCAACTATTTAATTGGTTTACCCGAAGTTAAATTAGGCTTAATGCCTGGAAACGGCGGCACACCAAGACTAATAGATTTAATTGGAGCAAGCCGAGCCATGGAATTGTTGGTTACCGGACATAACATATCACCACAAAAAGCTTTTGATTATGGCCTATTTAATCAATTATACCCTGCAGATGCCTTCGAATTAAGCGTAACACATTATGTGAAAGATTTAGCGCAAGGTGCCGGACAAGCCATGGCGGCCATTAAACATTATGTACAAAAACATAAAGGCATGAACTTACAAGAGTCGTTAGATTACGAAACCACATCGGTTAACGCCTTGTACGATACGCATGATGCTAAAGAAGGTTTTTTAGCCTTTGTAGAAAAGCGTATACCAAAATTTAATTAA
- a CDS encoding CaiB/BaiF CoA transferase family protein, translating into MKKPLEGILVVDFSQYLSGPSASLRLADLGARVIKIEKPETGDLGRDLYFSNVVMNGASSMFHAINRNKQSYATNMKAAKDREKVYQLIRKADVLIHNFRPGVVDKLGIDFETIKSINPKIVYAELSGYGKEGVWKNKPGLDLLLQSLSGLTQLNGNDGAGPIPIGLAVVDILSGAHLAQGILACLYRKETTGEGGRVEVSMLESALEYQFESITCYFRDGGQPTIRPKSNSAHAYLGAPYGVYATKNGAMALAMGSIPFIGGLIGCEALSKYETPESWFNQRDEIKDILAKHLATKDTKAWLAVLEPADIWCAEIMNWKTLMDQDAFKILEMIQEVNMADGYTYKTTRCPIQINGAWLTSEMGSPVLGEHNEKINKELAS; encoded by the coding sequence ATGAAAAAACCATTAGAAGGCATTTTAGTTGTAGACTTTAGTCAGTATTTATCTGGCCCTTCAGCGAGTTTAAGATTGGCTGATTTAGGTGCTAGAGTCATTAAAATTGAAAAACCCGAAACGGGAGATTTAGGTCGTGATTTATATTTTTCAAATGTGGTGATGAACGGCGCTTCATCTATGTTTCATGCCATCAATAGAAATAAACAAAGTTATGCGACCAATATGAAAGCTGCCAAAGACCGTGAAAAAGTCTATCAATTAATCCGCAAGGCCGATGTTTTAATTCATAATTTCAGACCTGGTGTTGTAGACAAACTAGGGATTGACTTTGAAACCATAAAATCTATTAATCCAAAAATCGTTTATGCTGAACTATCGGGTTATGGCAAAGAAGGCGTTTGGAAAAATAAACCAGGATTGGATTTATTATTACAATCCCTATCAGGATTAACACAGCTAAACGGAAACGATGGCGCAGGCCCTATCCCTATTGGTTTGGCCGTGGTAGATATTTTATCTGGCGCCCATTTAGCACAAGGTATTTTAGCCTGTTTGTACAGAAAAGAAACCACAGGTGAAGGCGGTCGCGTGGAAGTAAGCATGCTGGAATCGGCCTTAGAATACCAGTTTGAATCTATTACCTGTTACTTTAGAGACGGCGGGCAACCAACCATCCGACCAAAAAGTAATTCGGCACATGCCTATTTAGGTGCACCTTACGGGGTTTACGCGACTAAAAACGGCGCTATGGCTTTGGCCATGGGGTCTATTCCTTTTATTGGCGGTTTAATAGGTTGTGAAGCTTTATCAAAATATGAAACACCCGAAAGCTGGTTTAATCAAAGAGATGAAATTAAAGACATCCTTGCCAAACACCTCGCCACAAAAGACACGAAAGCGTGGTTGGCCGTTTTAGAGCCTGCCGATATTTGGTGTGCCGAAATCATGAATTGGAAAACACTCATGGATCAAGACGCCTTTAAAATTTTAGAGATGATTCAGGAAGTTAACATGGCCGACGGCTACACCTACAAAACGACACGTTGCCCGATTCAAATTAATGGTGCCTGGTTAACCTCGGAAATGGGCAGTCCCGTTTTAGGCGAACACAATGAGAAAATCAATAAAGAACTAGCATCGTAA
- a CDS encoding aldehyde dehydrogenase family protein, with product MAKEIKHYPCFINGEWLDSSKRALIEVENPANNAVFATVTACTKEDVQYALETSEKAQFGWQLTPAQTRANYIYAICDRLKAEREHFAKLLVMEQGKTYTEALGEVDDTIRYMTYSAEAGRRIQGAIFPTENANERLEIHKVPYGVTVALCAFNYPLALIGRKLGPALVTGNTIILKPHELTPVTASEFCRLVEDAGLPKGVVNMVATQNAQTASLLVESPITKLISLTGSTNAGRAMYRAAADNITGLILELGGKAPFIVLDDADIDKAVEAAAISRYANCGQVCICNEMVMVDEKIADEFTEKLIKRVAQIKTGNPFDASVTMGPNVSSQGLARVQDLVNQDIASGAELVMGGGRPDGAAFEKGNWFAPTILTNVKNGDATTKHELFAPVLPIIKVNGFDEAMAYSNTREEGLSAYLFTNNYKIHQKAIDQLQVGTIFINKQIVGYIQGYHSGHKTSGIGGEDGIYGIEHHLQKRTVYLEY from the coding sequence ATGGCAAAAGAAATTAAACATTACCCCTGTTTCATCAATGGTGAATGGTTAGATTCCTCAAAAAGAGCACTTATTGAAGTAGAAAACCCTGCTAACAATGCCGTTTTTGCAACGGTTACCGCATGTACCAAAGAAGATGTGCAGTATGCCTTAGAAACTTCAGAAAAAGCGCAATTTGGATGGCAATTAACACCTGCTCAAACGAGAGCCAATTACATATATGCCATTTGCGATCGATTGAAAGCGGAACGGGAACATTTCGCCAAATTATTAGTTATGGAGCAAGGAAAAACCTATACCGAAGCACTTGGTGAAGTTGATGACACGATTCGATATATGACCTATTCCGCGGAAGCGGGACGACGCATTCAAGGCGCCATTTTTCCTACTGAAAATGCTAACGAGCGTTTGGAAATCCATAAAGTTCCTTATGGCGTTACCGTGGCGTTATGTGCCTTTAATTATCCTTTAGCTTTAATCGGACGAAAATTAGGTCCGGCTTTGGTTACAGGAAATACCATTATTTTAAAACCACATGAGTTAACACCTGTTACCGCTTCAGAATTTTGCCGATTGGTAGAAGACGCTGGCCTTCCTAAAGGGGTTGTTAATATGGTAGCGACACAAAATGCACAAACCGCTTCTTTATTAGTTGAAAGTCCGATTACCAAATTAATCAGTTTAACCGGAAGTACCAATGCGGGACGCGCTATGTATCGCGCTGCTGCGGATAACATTACAGGTTTAATCTTAGAACTGGGTGGTAAAGCACCATTTATTGTTTTAGATGATGCGGATATCGATAAGGCTGTTGAAGCTGCTGCCATTTCTAGATATGCCAACTGCGGACAAGTATGTATTTGCAATGAAATGGTAATGGTTGACGAAAAAATAGCTGATGAATTTACCGAAAAACTCATTAAACGTGTGGCACAAATTAAAACTGGCAATCCTTTTGATGCTTCGGTAACTATGGGTCCCAATGTAAGTTCCCAAGGTTTAGCACGTGTGCAAGATTTAGTAAATCAAGATATTGCCAGTGGTGCCGAACTGGTTATGGGAGGCGGCCGACCAGATGGTGCTGCATTTGAAAAAGGCAATTGGTTTGCTCCAACCATTCTTACCAATGTTAAAAACGGCGATGCCACAACAAAACACGAATTATTCGCGCCTGTTTTGCCCATCATTAAAGTGAATGGTTTTGATGAAGCTATGGCCTATTCGAATACCAGAGAAGAAGGATTATCGGCATACTTATTTACCAATAATTATAAGATTCATCAAAAAGCGATCGATCAATTACAGGTGGGAACTATTTTCATCAACAAACAAATTGTTGGCTATATTCAAGGCTATCATTCGGGGCATAAAACCTCGGGAATTGGTGGTGAAGATGGTATTTATGGTATAGAACATCATTTACAAAAACGCACGGTTTATTTAGAGTATTAA